In Halovivax gelatinilyticus, the following are encoded in one genomic region:
- a CDS encoding proline iminopeptidase-family hydrolase: protein MTSTYLDQPHAEGFFDVGEYELYYRRFGTGDDVLLGLHGGPGMPHDYLLPLAAHGDDERSVVLYDQFGVGRSATPVPGDFDRYTVDHYRAEVDAVRDALGVASVDLYGQSWGGMLAQEYVLDYPHRVDTLVLANTLSDTQSAYESMRGFVDDLPATVRDTIEAHEARGAYDAPAYLEALDDVYANHVCRLDPYPDPVQRAFDDVATTPYGLMWGPNEYVLQEEARLRGWDVRDRLHEIEQPTLVLTGEYDEIRPTIAAEIADRIPDSTLHEFADASHMPLWERPDEHYDVVSDFLAR, encoded by the coding sequence ATGACGAGCACCTACCTCGACCAGCCGCACGCGGAAGGATTCTTCGACGTCGGCGAGTACGAGCTCTACTACCGTCGGTTCGGCACGGGCGACGACGTCCTCCTAGGCTTGCACGGCGGTCCGGGAATGCCACACGATTACCTGCTCCCGCTCGCCGCCCACGGCGACGACGAGCGGTCTGTCGTCCTCTACGACCAGTTCGGGGTCGGCCGGTCGGCGACGCCGGTCCCCGGCGATTTCGACCGGTACACCGTCGACCACTACCGGGCGGAAGTCGACGCCGTTCGCGACGCCCTCGGCGTCGCCTCCGTCGACCTCTACGGACAGTCCTGGGGTGGCATGCTCGCCCAGGAGTACGTCCTCGACTATCCGCATCGCGTCGATACGCTCGTGCTCGCGAACACGCTCTCCGACACGCAGTCCGCGTACGAGTCGATGCGTGGCTTCGTCGATGACCTCCCCGCAACGGTACGTGACACGATCGAAGCCCACGAAGCCCGCGGGGCGTACGACGCGCCCGCCTACCTCGAGGCGCTCGATGACGTGTACGCAAATCACGTCTGTCGCCTCGACCCGTACCCCGACCCGGTCCAACGTGCGTTCGACGACGTGGCGACGACGCCGTACGGGCTGATGTGGGGGCCGAACGAGTACGTCCTTCAGGAGGAGGCCCGGCTCCGCGGGTGGGACGTTCGCGACCGCCTCCACGAGATCGAACAGCCGACGCTCGTCCTCACCGGAGAGTACGACGAGATCCGACCGACCATCGCCGCGGAGATCGCCGACCGAATCCCCGACAGCACCCTACACGAGTTCGCCGACGCGAGCCACATGCCCCTCTGGGAGCGTCCCGACGAACACTACGACGTCGTTTCGGATTTCCTCGCCCGGTGA
- a CDS encoding DUF4981 domain-containing protein — MHRRTAIVGAAAATASLLAGCTDDDPDPEPQIAFLELATHRHDETHAFDVRLEDDGETVFEATEELTGGDPGESAVVIEEPVSGPGAYEVTVTVDGDEATAEATSLVSAGDDCLSLDFYLGASTLHVEHLAWPCEPDDE; from the coding sequence ATGCACCGACGCACCGCCATTGTGGGCGCCGCCGCGGCAACCGCGTCACTCCTCGCCGGTTGCACCGACGACGACCCCGATCCGGAACCACAGATCGCGTTTCTCGAACTCGCGACCCACCGCCACGACGAGACCCACGCGTTCGACGTGCGCCTCGAGGACGACGGCGAGACGGTGTTCGAAGCGACCGAGGAACTGACGGGTGGCGATCCCGGCGAGAGCGCCGTGGTCATCGAGGAACCGGTTTCGGGGCCGGGCGCGTACGAGGTGACGGTAACGGTCGACGGGGACGAGGCAACGGCGGAGGCGACCTCGCTAGTCTCTGCCGGCGACGACTGTCTCTCCCTCGATTTCTACCTCGGAGCGTCCACGCTACATGTAGAGCACCTCGCCTGGCCGTGCGAGCCCGACGACGAGTGA
- a CDS encoding MFS transporter, with protein MSYGNESMDAEHPPLRRNTDFLRYFFGTFVSNAGDSLYAVATLWLVFDLSGSTFLTGVASSLLLLPYLLQIVAGPVVDRLPLKAVLVGSQVVQGVVVLVFPLTAYTGHLTVWLILVTIPALAMMTLVTSPVQAALVPRIVADEQLSRSNSALATVTLGLDMLFDALGGLFIAVFGVTTLFLLDSITFAVASVLFLGMTVPSVDGGGEPAPESPLTTYVDDLRAGIDRLRGTLFVPLLLTSAVVNFAVGVTLAILPAFGDSLGGPALYGLLLGALGVGRLLGSIAAPFFSRVAYGRFVVIAFSLAALCWASSVAVSSPALTLVLFGLAWIPSGINGVLTETLNQRVFPKPVLGRIAAIKGTAATATLPLGSLVGGLVAGSLGVATTMGLAAFGFGFVAGYVAIRPSLRTLPSVTDSTAADYGVTVSDENIG; from the coding sequence ATGAGTTACGGCAACGAGTCGATGGACGCGGAGCATCCGCCGCTTCGGCGAAACACCGACTTCCTGCGGTACTTCTTCGGCACGTTCGTCTCGAACGCCGGGGATAGCCTCTACGCTGTCGCGACGCTCTGGCTGGTCTTCGATCTGAGCGGATCGACGTTCCTGACGGGCGTCGCCAGCTCGCTGTTGCTCTTACCGTATCTATTACAGATCGTCGCTGGCCCCGTCGTCGACCGGCTCCCGCTCAAAGCCGTCCTCGTCGGCTCGCAGGTCGTCCAGGGCGTCGTCGTTCTCGTCTTCCCGCTCACGGCGTACACCGGCCACCTGACGGTCTGGCTCATCCTCGTCACGATTCCAGCGCTGGCGATGATGACGCTCGTCACGTCCCCGGTCCAGGCCGCGCTGGTCCCGCGTATCGTCGCCGACGAACAGCTGTCCCGGAGTAACTCCGCGCTCGCGACGGTCACGCTGGGTCTGGACATGCTCTTCGACGCGCTCGGGGGTCTCTTCATCGCCGTCTTCGGCGTGACGACGCTGTTTCTCCTCGACTCGATCACGTTCGCCGTCGCCAGCGTCCTCTTTCTCGGTATGACCGTCCCGTCGGTCGACGGCGGTGGCGAACCCGCGCCGGAGTCGCCGCTTACCACCTACGTGGATGACCTCCGCGCCGGGATCGACCGTCTTCGGGGAACCCTATTCGTTCCCCTGTTGCTCACATCTGCGGTGGTTAACTTCGCTGTCGGTGTGACGCTCGCGATCTTGCCGGCGTTCGGCGACTCGCTCGGCGGTCCCGCCCTGTACGGCCTGTTGCTCGGCGCCCTCGGCGTCGGCCGACTGCTCGGCTCGATCGCCGCCCCCTTCTTCTCGCGCGTGGCGTACGGCCGGTTCGTCGTAATCGCCTTCTCGCTGGCCGCGCTTTGCTGGGCGAGTTCGGTCGCCGTGTCGTCGCCGGCGCTCACCCTCGTCCTGTTCGGGCTCGCGTGGATTCCGAGCGGCATCAACGGCGTGCTGACCGAGACGCTGAACCAGCGGGTGTTTCCGAAACCCGTCCTGGGTCGGATCGCCGCGATCAAGGGGACGGCGGCGACCGCGACCCTTCCACTCGGTTCCCTGGTCGGCGGCCTCGTCGCCGGCAGCCTCGGCGTCGCGACGACGATGGGGCTGGCCGCCTTCGGCTTCGGATTCGTCGCCGGCTACGTCGCGATCCGTCCGTCGCTTCGGACGCTGCCGTCGGTGACGGATTCGACGGCGGCCGACTACGGGGTGACGGTTTCGGACGAAAATATTGGGTGA
- a CDS encoding M55 family metallopeptidase has protein sequence MSDLSVFVSADIEGVSGWLGDDESTPAARSAMVDDVNAAIRGVLEAAPDASVLVADSHGDKRTIPPDELHERASLLRGGPRPFGMVDGATAETDLAFLVGYHDRPGTGGFLEHTFTGSIADVRLNGRSVGEFELNAVLLAARSIPVGFVTGDDRLGETVADRLPSAAYVTTKTGRGWSSAVCRHPDAVREEIRETAAAVTADPPTDPSTPVPVELPLTVEVEYARASYADIATLWPGVERDEDARTVVHEAADVPTAYQFVRATTKVRTDDA, from the coding sequence ATGAGCGACCTCTCCGTCTTCGTAAGCGCCGATATCGAGGGGGTGAGCGGCTGGCTGGGCGATGACGAGTCGACGCCGGCGGCCCGATCCGCGATGGTCGACGACGTCAACGCGGCGATACGCGGCGTCCTCGAGGCGGCGCCCGACGCGTCGGTGCTCGTCGCCGATTCTCACGGCGATAAGCGAACCATCCCGCCCGACGAACTCCACGAGCGCGCCTCGCTTCTTCGGGGTGGCCCGCGTCCGTTCGGCATGGTCGACGGGGCCACCGCCGAAACCGACCTCGCCTTCCTCGTGGGGTATCACGACCGACCGGGGACCGGCGGCTTCCTCGAACACACGTTCACCGGCTCGATCGCCGACGTCCGCCTGAACGGTCGGTCTGTCGGCGAGTTCGAGCTCAACGCCGTCCTGCTCGCAGCCCGTTCGATTCCCGTCGGATTCGTGACGGGCGACGACCGACTCGGCGAGACGGTCGCCGATCGACTCCCGTCGGCCGCGTACGTGACGACGAAGACGGGACGGGGCTGGTCGAGCGCCGTCTGTCGCCACCCAGACGCCGTCCGCGAGGAGATTCGCGAAACGGCGGCGGCCGTCACGGCTGACCCACCGACGGACCCGTCCACACCGGTTCCGGTGGAACTCCCGCTGACCGTCGAAGTCGAGTATGCGCGGGCGTCGTACGCCGATATCGCGACGCTCTGGCCTGGCGTCGAACGCGACGAGGACGCTCGGACCGTCGTCCACGAAGCGGCGGACGTGCCGACCGCCTACCAGTTCGTTCGGGCGACGACGAAGGTTCGGACCGACGACGCCTGA
- a CDS encoding HalOD1 output domain-containing protein, which translates to MTDTASDVTAVCRDGELTSTVVSAVAEAKGVDPLELEPLYSYVDPDALNRLFRPSDRSTSIEFRFQFADCVVEISGDREVTVTPPAAADESRSAVVSHAE; encoded by the coding sequence ATGACTGACACTGCATCGGATGTCACCGCGGTCTGTCGCGACGGGGAACTCACCAGTACGGTCGTCTCGGCGGTCGCCGAAGCGAAAGGCGTCGATCCGCTCGAACTGGAACCGCTTTACTCCTACGTAGACCCCGACGCGCTCAACCGCCTCTTCCGACCGTCAGATCGATCCACCTCGATCGAATTTCGGTTTCAGTTTGCCGACTGCGTGGTCGAGATCAGCGGCGACCGCGAGGTGACGGTGACACCGCCGGCCGCGGCGGACGAATCCAGATCGGCGGTCGTCTCGCACGCGGAGTGA
- a CDS encoding DUF7384 family protein, whose product MAERPNPARVVADADVLAADLLVGGSAREALDHVRSHDWVELVASDPLITETERLVTGVADPDLASAHSGKLHAERVAVDHPAEDHPALASAYAGNAAHLLTFDDRLSSAGAGLSLKPRVDVSIRPPDAFARLFDPESLYDHVVGGAYPGPDRDPRD is encoded by the coding sequence ATGGCTGAGCGGCCGAATCCCGCCCGCGTCGTCGCGGACGCGGACGTGCTGGCGGCGGATCTGCTCGTCGGCGGATCCGCGCGCGAGGCGCTCGATCACGTCCGCAGCCACGACTGGGTCGAACTCGTCGCGAGCGACCCGTTGATAACAGAGACTGAGCGGCTGGTGACGGGTGTCGCAGATCCGGATCTCGCGAGCGCCCACAGCGGGAAGCTACATGCCGAGCGCGTCGCCGTCGACCACCCCGCGGAGGACCATCCGGCGCTCGCGTCGGCGTACGCCGGCAATGCGGCCCATCTCCTGACGTTCGACGATCGACTCTCCTCGGCCGGGGCCGGCCTCTCGCTCAAACCGCGCGTCGACGTGAGCATCCGACCGCCGGACGCCTTCGCCCGACTGTTCGATCCGGAGAGTCTGTACGACCACGTCGTGGGTGGCGCGTACCCGGGCCCGGATCGCGACCCCCGAGACTAA
- a CDS encoding PAS domain-containing sensor histidine kinase: MTNRSGDADAGFWREPADESVALARYRTLVNTVDDGIYQVDADGRFVAVNDVICELTGYDRSALLDEHVSIILPDADVEAIQRAIELRLAAERPIDETFEITVETADDDELYCELRASLLFEDGAFEGTVGIVRDVTSDRRTARRLTERERELGRERRLVEQIFQTSPIGIQVLTADGEIVRMNDRLADILEIANEATYSPDDRPVFDESGEELSLEDHPFARALETGEAVYDDVLQVELPDGERRWLRVSAAPLEAEGDVDRVVTTGEDITPLKSRQRELESELEEIFGRISDAFFAVDEAFRFTHVNERAGEILQRSEAQLLGEELWKVFPEAAESAEIREAFHDALETQEPTHFEVHVEGIDSWVEANLYPSETGVSVYFRDVTERKAHERRLEEAKAQLEASNERLEQFAYAASHDLQEPLRMVSSYLSLLERRYADALDDEAQEFIEYAVDGAGRMREMIDGLLAYSRIETQGRPLEPVELNAVVDDVLADLQLQLDDADVRVDELPHVEGDGTQLRQLFQNLVENAAEYSGEDRPTIRIEAEDRGEECLVSIEDDGIGLGADDQTRIFELFQRLHTLEEHEGTGIGLALCRRIVERHGGEIWVDSDPGGGSTFYVTLPAVDERS; encoded by the coding sequence ATGACTAACCGATCGGGTGACGCGGATGCGGGCTTCTGGAGGGAGCCAGCCGACGAGTCCGTCGCGCTCGCCCGCTATCGGACGCTCGTCAACACCGTCGACGACGGGATCTACCAGGTAGACGCCGACGGGCGGTTCGTCGCGGTCAACGACGTCATCTGCGAGTTGACCGGCTACGATCGGTCGGCTCTCCTGGACGAACACGTCTCGATCATCCTCCCGGACGCCGACGTCGAGGCAATCCAGCGGGCGATCGAGCTGCGTCTCGCGGCCGAGCGGCCGATCGACGAGACCTTCGAAATCACCGTCGAAACGGCCGATGACGACGAATTGTACTGTGAACTCCGCGCGAGTCTTTTGTTCGAAGACGGCGCGTTCGAGGGGACGGTCGGTATCGTCCGCGACGTCACCAGCGACAGGCGCACCGCCCGACGACTCACGGAGCGCGAGCGAGAACTCGGACGCGAGCGCCGGCTGGTCGAACAGATCTTCCAGACCAGCCCCATCGGCATTCAGGTGCTCACCGCCGACGGCGAAATCGTGCGGATGAACGACCGGCTCGCGGACATCCTGGAGATCGCGAACGAGGCGACGTACTCGCCCGACGACCGACCGGTGTTCGACGAGTCGGGCGAGGAACTCTCGCTCGAAGACCACCCGTTCGCCCGCGCGCTGGAGACGGGAGAGGCCGTCTACGACGACGTTCTTCAGGTCGAACTCCCCGACGGCGAGCGCCGGTGGCTCCGGGTGAGCGCCGCGCCGCTCGAAGCCGAGGGGGACGTAGATCGCGTCGTCACGACCGGCGAGGACATCACCCCGCTGAAATCCCGACAGCGCGAGCTCGAATCCGAACTCGAGGAGATATTCGGACGCATCTCCGACGCCTTTTTCGCCGTCGACGAGGCCTTTCGCTTCACGCACGTCAACGAGCGCGCCGGTGAAATCCTCCAGCGCTCGGAAGCGCAACTGCTCGGCGAAGAACTCTGGAAGGTCTTTCCGGAGGCGGCGGAATCGGCCGAGATCAGGGAGGCGTTCCACGACGCCCTCGAGACGCAGGAGCCGACCCACTTCGAAGTCCACGTCGAGGGGATCGACAGCTGGGTCGAAGCCAACCTATACCCCTCCGAAACCGGCGTCTCCGTCTACTTTCGAGACGTCACCGAACGGAAGGCCCACGAGCGTCGCCTCGAGGAGGCGAAAGCGCAACTCGAAGCGTCGAACGAGCGACTCGAGCAGTTCGCCTACGCGGCCTCTCACGACCTCCAGGAGCCGTTGCGCATGGTCTCGAGCTACCTCTCGTTACTCGAGCGCCGGTACGCGGACGCCCTCGACGACGAGGCGCAGGAGTTCATCGAGTACGCCGTCGACGGGGCCGGACGTATGCGCGAGATGATCGACGGGCTACTGGCGTACTCGCGAATCGAGACCCAGGGCAGGCCGCTCGAACCCGTCGAGTTGAACGCCGTCGTCGACGACGTCCTCGCCGACCTCCAGCTACAACTCGACGACGCCGACGTCCGCGTCGACGAGCTTCCCCACGTCGAGGGAGACGGAACGCAGCTCAGACAGCTGTTTCAAAACCTCGTCGAGAACGCGGCCGAGTACAGCGGCGAGGACCGGCCGACGATTCGGATCGAAGCCGAAGACCGGGGCGAGGAGTGTCTCGTCTCGATCGAAGACGACGGGATCGGTCTCGGCGCAGACGACCAGACGCGCATCTTCGAACTCTTTCAGCGACTGCATACGCTCGAAGAGCACGAGGGGACGGGGATCGGTCTGGCGCTCTGTCGCCGGATCGTCGAGCGTCACGGCGGCGAAATCTGGGTCGACTCCGATCCCGGCGGGGGGTCGACGTTTTACGTCACGCTCCCCGCCGTCGACGAGCGATCGTAG
- a CDS encoding dihydrodipicolinate synthase family protein → MNGMGVPIVTPFDGDDRVDHVGLRTLVTWLESTGVDFLVPCGSTGEAPLLSANERRRVVETVADAATVPVLAGTGREGFEPALAATEAADAAGADAALVLTPSYYDPDQSTLASYYRDLADESPIPLYLYSVPVYTDVVLDPETVATLADHDAIAGIKDSSGNVARLQRAVRLTADASFDVLVGNGAVPASGLDVGVDGAILALAHVVPELAVELARCHADGDVHAAASIQADLAPLNRAMVGAYGAPGVKAGLELRGQPGGEPRRPLRPVDDAARETIRSHLERLDVV, encoded by the coding sequence ATGAACGGAATGGGCGTCCCGATCGTCACGCCGTTCGACGGCGACGACCGCGTCGACCACGTTGGGCTGCGAACACTCGTAACGTGGCTCGAATCCACCGGCGTCGACTTTCTCGTTCCCTGTGGCTCGACCGGTGAAGCGCCGCTGCTCTCGGCGAACGAACGCCGGCGCGTCGTCGAAACGGTCGCCGACGCGGCCACCGTCCCGGTGCTGGCTGGGACGGGTCGCGAGGGGTTCGAACCGGCGCTCGCGGCAACCGAGGCGGCCGACGCCGCGGGCGCAGATGCCGCGCTCGTACTCACGCCATCGTACTACGACCCTGACCAATCGACGCTCGCCTCTTACTACCGCGATCTGGCCGACGAGAGCCCCATCCCGCTGTATCTCTACAGCGTGCCCGTCTACACCGACGTCGTCCTCGACCCGGAGACGGTCGCCACGCTGGCCGACCACGACGCCATCGCGGGGATAAAGGACTCCTCGGGCAACGTCGCGCGCCTTCAGCGGGCGGTTCGGCTCACCGCCGACGCGTCGTTCGACGTACTGGTTGGCAACGGGGCCGTCCCCGCCTCGGGACTCGACGTCGGTGTCGACGGGGCGATCCTCGCACTCGCGCACGTCGTTCCCGAACTGGCAGTCGAACTCGCACGATGTCACGCCGACGGCGACGTCCACGCCGCGGCCTCCATCCAGGCCGACCTCGCCCCGCTCAACCGCGCAATGGTCGGTGCATACGGCGCTCCCGGCGTCAAAGCTGGCCTCGAGCTCCGGGGCCAGCCGGGCGGCGAGCCACGACGGCCGCTACGACCGGTCGACGACGCCGCGCGCGAGACGATCCGATCGCACCTCGAACGCCTCGACGTGGTGTAA
- a CDS encoding Gfo/Idh/MocA family protein, which produces MRFGILSTANIAQGAVIPAIRASDHELVAIASRDRARANRVGERFDIPERYGEYASLFDADIDAVYNPLPNALHAEWTRNAADHGLHVLCEKPLTTDAASAAALFDYCADAGVTLMEAFMYRFHPRTKRAFEIVENELDDVRAATATFTFRLGDRPDDIRLSPELAGGSRMDVGCYAVSAVRGFLGEPERVSAHALDTRGCGVDTELVARLEYGNAHAQVRSGLDTRRREHYRVDAENGWLEAESVFVGTSEEPVSIEYSIDGRTATERFDPADPYRLEVEAFADAVESGSPHPVGREETIANMRVLDAIGESAVSGEPIPL; this is translated from the coding sequence ATGCGATTCGGGATACTCAGCACGGCGAATATCGCACAGGGCGCAGTCATTCCGGCGATTCGAGCGTCCGACCACGAACTCGTCGCGATCGCGTCCCGGGATCGGGCGCGGGCGAACCGAGTCGGAGAGCGGTTCGACATTCCGGAACGGTACGGGGAGTACGCGAGCCTCTTCGATGCGGACATCGATGCCGTCTACAATCCGCTCCCGAACGCCCTCCACGCCGAGTGGACCCGGAACGCCGCCGATCACGGACTCCACGTACTGTGTGAGAAACCCCTCACCACCGATGCGGCGTCCGCAGCGGCGCTGTTCGACTACTGCGCTGACGCCGGCGTCACGCTGATGGAAGCGTTCATGTACCGGTTCCACCCGCGAACGAAGCGGGCGTTCGAGATCGTCGAGAACGAACTCGATGACGTCAGAGCCGCCACCGCCACGTTCACGTTCCGGCTCGGGGACCGTCCCGACGACATCCGCCTCTCCCCGGAACTGGCCGGCGGGAGCCGAATGGACGTCGGCTGCTACGCCGTTAGCGCCGTGCGAGGCTTTCTCGGGGAACCGGAGCGAGTCTCGGCTCACGCGCTCGATACCCGGGGCTGTGGCGTCGACACCGAACTGGTCGCACGGCTCGAGTACGGCAACGCCCACGCACAGGTTCGATCCGGCCTCGACACGAGACGCCGGGAACACTACCGTGTCGACGCCGAGAACGGGTGGCTGGAAGCCGAGTCCGTCTTCGTCGGCACGTCGGAGGAACCGGTCTCGATCGAGTATTCGATCGACGGCCGAACCGCGACGGAACGGTTCGATCCGGCAGACCCGTACCGGCTCGAAGTCGAAGCCTTCGCCGACGCGGTCGAATCCGGATCACCCCACCCGGTCGGACGCGAGGAGACGATCGCGAACATGCGCGTCCTCGATGCGATCGGCGAAAGCGCCGTCTCAGGTGAACCGATACCGCTCTAA
- the arsM gene encoding arsenite methyltransferase yields MTTDSSDHRPTEDEQTDRTEFVRDRYAEIASAESDCCGGSADVGDPDGRSRDLGYDDDDLDEAPDGSNLGLGCGNPVALANLEPGETVLDLGSGGGFDCFLAAREVGPEGRVIGVDMTPEMLDRARENARESDIENVEFRLGEIEHLPVADETVDAIISNCVINLSDAKRRVLAEAYRVLAPGGRLSISDLVATDPLPDAVRTDPTLVSGCVGGAAPIERYESWLADLGFQRIDVTVDGEWDASYDGEPLPIVSARIEAVKPA; encoded by the coding sequence ATGACAACCGACTCATCCGACCACAGACCGACCGAGGACGAACAGACCGATCGAACCGAATTCGTTCGCGACCGATACGCCGAGATCGCGAGCGCGGAGAGCGACTGCTGTGGCGGGTCGGCAGACGTGGGCGACCCGGACGGACGAAGTCGCGATCTCGGGTACGACGACGACGATCTCGACGAGGCGCCCGACGGGTCGAATCTCGGCCTGGGCTGTGGAAATCCCGTCGCCCTGGCGAATCTCGAGCCCGGCGAGACCGTCCTCGACCTCGGCTCCGGCGGCGGCTTCGATTGCTTTTTGGCCGCTCGCGAGGTCGGCCCGGAGGGACGGGTCATCGGCGTCGACATGACGCCCGAGATGCTCGATCGAGCCCGCGAGAACGCCCGCGAGAGCGACATCGAGAACGTCGAGTTCAGACTGGGCGAGATCGAACACCTTCCCGTCGCCGACGAGACGGTCGACGCGATCATCTCGAACTGCGTGATCAATCTCTCCGATGCGAAACGACGGGTACTCGCTGAGGCCTATCGGGTCCTCGCTCCGGGCGGGCGCCTGTCGATTTCGGATCTCGTCGCGACGGATCCACTGCCCGACGCGGTGCGCACTGACCCGACCCTCGTCTCCGGCTGCGTCGGCGGTGCGGCCCCGATCGAGCGATACGAGTCCTGGCTCGCCGACCTGGGATTCCAGCGGATCGACGTGACCGTCGACGGCGAGTGGGACGCGAGCTACGATGGAGAGCCCCTGCCGATCGTCTCGGCGCGAATCGAGGCCGTCAAGCCGGCGTGA
- a CDS encoding HIT family protein, with the protein MTDETVFTRIVAGDLPSETIYADGTASAFLDANPVAPGHTLVVPNSPYRRLQEMPPEEASALLSTLYELVPAIERAVGADATTIVLNNGPEAGQEVAHVHWHVIPRFDDDGTLVEYHSLLEDGLDESERASIADAIRDEL; encoded by the coding sequence ATGACCGACGAGACCGTCTTCACCCGGATCGTCGCGGGTGACCTCCCGAGCGAGACGATCTACGCCGACGGGACGGCTAGCGCGTTTCTGGATGCGAACCCGGTTGCGCCGGGACACACGCTCGTCGTACCGAACTCGCCGTACCGGCGGCTGCAGGAGATGCCACCCGAGGAGGCGTCGGCCCTGCTTTCGACGCTGTACGAACTCGTTCCGGCGATCGAGCGGGCGGTCGGCGCCGACGCGACGACGATCGTCTTGAACAACGGGCCGGAAGCGGGTCAGGAGGTGGCTCACGTCCACTGGCACGTCATCCCGCGGTTCGACGACGACGGCACGCTCGTCGAGTACCACTCGCTGCTCGAAGACGGTCTCGACGAGTCGGAACGAGCCTCGATCGCCGACGCGATCAGGGACGAACTGTGA